The window TCCAGCTGGAGGCGGAACTAGCTCCAAATCCCACTCCTTCGAAAACTCCAACCCACTATTTGCACAATCTCCAGCCGGCCCTCCCACTTTGAGAAAGAGCTGAGCCGTTATAGATGACCAAAGGTGCAGACTTCATTCGGCCAGCTAAGTCGAATAGAGTAGTGCTAATTGGTGCACTCCAACTTGTTGGGTTCAGTCAGTCAGTTAAGAATCATGAATGACGCTTGAAGTTCTATAACCAGCAAGTGCATGGGCCAAGAGATCGAAAATTGAATGAGGTTGATAAACTCTTTTGCAGCCGGGCAGAGcgcttggatttttaaaaaaatgtttcgaCAAACGGAAGGTATGATCATGCAAAGTAAGGCTAGCACACAACCAAAACACTACCACCCCGAGGAGAAAGTGCTTTTTTGCATAACAGACGACCGATCGAAAAAGTGATTGTAGATTTATTGGTTTTGAAAATGGTACCTTTTTAAAATTAGTTATCAGCTGAGGTTCTGACAATCAACCTGACTTTGATCCATCTATTACATATTCTACGTAGCATAGAAACTGGACATTCAGCCGAACTACTCTGTGCTAGCATTTATGCTCCACTGGAGGGCCTTCCTGTTCAATTTCTCATCTCCATTCTACAGTATTTCTATTTTCCTCTTGAAAGCAACCAAGTAatttcctccaccatttcctaaGATAGAGTTCCACATTCGAACCGCTTTTGGGCTAAACTTTATCCTATTTTCTGATCGACTACATAGCCTTGaacttagtcatagagatatatagcatgtaaacagatccttcagtccaactcttccatacCAATCAAATGTCCTAAATTAAttgagtcccattttccagcatatggcccatatccctctaaatcctttgtattcagatgcctcttaaatgttgtaattgcaccagcctccatcacttcctctggcagttcgttccaaaCACGCACCAGCCTctaagtgaaaaggttgccccacatgtcccttttaaatctattgtctatcatcttaaatctataccttcttgttttggattccccccccactttgggaaaaagaccttggctattcactctatccatgcccctcgtgattttataaacttatgGCCCCTAATCTGATTTCTCTCATGTGAAAACATTCTCTTCAAATCTATCAGTTGTATTTCAAACAGCTGTAACAGATCTTCAATTCTTCTCTTCCCTTTGTTCAATCTTTCCTGATATCTGTTCTCTCTAATTTCTGGTAGTGCACTTTTAATTAAAAAAAGACACTGGAATACTGATACTCATCAGATTAAACAGAACCTGCAGCTTTACTAAGTCCCACACAAACTTAGCAATAGTTCACTACTTTTAATTCTAGACACTTTGGACTAAATTGTGGTCCTTTGATTTCATTTTAATTATGTTGATCTGCAATGCTGATTTGTTCACGTCAATCTCCTGATTCCTTTGCTCTTCTAACCTTTTCAGCTACTCATTTTCTAAGATATAAACGAAAGATCtaaccaaaatgtatcacctcatttATTCAGGTTGATTTCATTTGTCACATAACTGGACAGTCTGACAGATTTCTGACATCATCTTGTATTGTATTCTTCACCATTGTTCGCTAAACTCCTGAATTCTATATTTTATCATTATCACAATTGTTCAATTTCTTTTCTCAAAGCACTACAGATCTTTACTGATATCCAGTGATCTGTTGACTGGTGCTTCTTCTCGTGTGACATACACATTTCGGAAAATCTGCATTGCCAGTGCTTTTTTTCATGACTACATCATGGCTCAAAATCGAATTATTGTCCCAGCTTTGATTGCACAGAGCTGGGAGTATGCAGCACCTTCGTCCTGTGGATATGGATATCACACAAACCTATTTCCCATTTGTGAATGAAGCTGAGAAAGAGCAGCAACAAGGACTGAAGTACGTAAGTGGAAAGGAGAGATTCAAGAAAGAACAGATGCTGGAATAAAATACATAATTTTCAGAGGTATAGGGTAAAGTTGCAGACATAGAATAGATACGATGATCTTGTAAAAATAACATttacaggttacagagggaaTGATGGGAGCAAATCACGGAGGACGATGCTACATTGTTCAATGCTTGGAAAATGAAAAAAACTTCAGGAGTAGTAGGTTATTTTCACACAACTGTTATGTATTCATTATCGACAAATAGCAATATAGGACAGTGTTGAACAACATCTTATGTATTTCAGAATACAGGAGAAAGTGCTCTGTCAAAAAGAAAGAACGAATTAGATACTAATGAGACAACATGGATGAATAAAACCATAAGAACACAATAGAAAGATTAGGACAGTAGTCAACAAAAACAATTATAAAAGCAAAGATAAACTGTAAAATTAAATGATAATTGAACATAAGATGTTACatgtaaaacatttttaaaaatgtacaaaATAGAAGGCTGGGGTGCAAATCAGGCCATTAAAAGATATATAGGATAATACCAGTTAACGAAAGAAAGATGCTATGTGTAACATGGATAAATACAGGCATTTTCAGTTTCTCAACTTTCATGGATTACAAAATTTGGGAAAAAGCCCAATATTTTCCGTTTATAAATTCACATCGCATGGTCTACATTCCAAGTCCAgtacaacatgatcaacatgaGGTGCATAAGACTTCACATGTTCAAGATGTAAGATATTTGTCCACCATGGCTTTGCATGGAGAGTTTCGAATAAACACTTAATCCTTAATGCAACTGTCTCTGCCCAAGCTTGCCACTCCGGATGGGTAAATACTCCTTTTTCAATTTTTGACTGGTTGCCTGGTCCTTTCCATCTTAAATTGTATATGCTTTCTTCATTTGCATCCTTTTTCAATGATGATGTGAATGTTGGAGTTGTAGAATCGGAGCTACTCCTAGATCTCTCAATACTTGAAGCTGGAAGCTCTGCAGTTaaattctgtttctgtgctttagaAGAACTGATATCAAAATTCTGTCTCTCGAAGTGTGCATTTCTGTTTTCACCGTACAGGCTAATATTGTGATGAATGTGGAAAATCCCTCCCTTATCCTCTCTTAACAATTGGCACGCTACAGGCCATCCTTCTTCTGAACTTGGAATGAGCCCCAAATTCACTCGATCTGCCAGGTTGCGTAGAGACAGCTAGAAACACAAAGGAGTTTAATTATAAATTTGTAATCAAGAAATATTTCAAGCAGTTTATTACATTTGCAAATTGGAATGAAAAGCACAATCTTTATCAAGGTACCTTGACCTACTATACAGTAGCCACCGTGGAAGCCAAAAGTGGATACATGGGAATAATTTTTCTATTTTCATGGCTCCAGTATCCACTATAAGAAGAAAAACTCTACTGTAAACTATGAGGTATCTGTGAACCATTCAGTCAAATTGCTGTGATCACTTTTGGGACCATAAAAATATCTTTAAATTGTTTTTCTAATGTTACACAGTTGCAGtagaaggcaaaggaaattcaGCAAGTCTACAATTTGACTCTTTCTGATTTTTTTGGATGCACCATGGAAAGCATCCTATCCAAATACATTATAGCTCAGTTAGGCAACTGCTCcacccaagaccacaagaaattacagagaattgtgaacgcggcccagtccatcacaaaaactagacttccttccattgactccatgtacacttcctgctgccttggTAAACtggccaacataatcaaagacccctcccaaccTGGTTATACACTCTTCCACCcttttccatcaggcagaagatacagaagtttgGAAACATGTACCGACAGATTCAAGAACTGAtttttccccactgttatcagctTTATGAATGGACCTCATATATttgagttgatctttctctgcaccttctctgtagctgtaacacctAATGGACTTACGTAAGGTATGACTTGTCGGGTTAgcacgcaaaacaatacttttcactgtatctcagtgcaTGACAATACTAAATCAAAGCAAATCAAATAAAATCCTGCTAAAATATGACAGCCGAATTATATCTGTCGGTTGGGTTCAAATGGAGTATAACCCAGAAGACAACTCAATGATTTGAAAGAAAATAATTTTGACTTCAGTGTTCAGAGTCCTCCTGCTATGCAGCAGGCAATGCTATTTCATAGCTCAAGctcaaagagaaatgaatagcTCTTACAAGCTAGAACCCAATATACAGGAAAACACCTTAATTTGGGTCTCTCTGGGATGTATCTCAATATTCAAATTATGCTTATATGGAAagattagcttccctacagtgtggaaacaggcccttcagcccaactaatccacaccgaccctccaaagggtaactcatccagacccactccccctaactaatgcacctaactctatgggcaatttagcacgactaattcacctaacctgcacatctttggactgtgggaggaaaccgtgcCGCTAAACACTAAGTTTGTTGTTCACAGAGAATCATGAAACATCAGAAGACAGTGATACGCAGGCAtggtgtgattagattagattccctacagtatgaaaacaggccctttggcccaacaagtccacaccaatccttcaAAGACCCAGCCCCATTCAcctaccctatgtttacccctaactaatgcacctaacactatagccaattcacctgacctgcacatctttgggaacccacgcagatacagggagaatgtgaaaattccacacagacagtcgcccaaggctggaattgaacctggtaccctggtgctgtgaggcagcagtgctaaccactgagtcaaatGTCTTCAGGCCAAGCGTGCCCAGCAGAATGTTAATGCCTCTGTCTAAATCTCCAATACTAACTTCATATTCTGTGTTTGCACCCAATTATAGCATTTATACAAGAAAACCTTTTTTGCTGAACACAAATCAAAGTGACATGAAAATCCATCGTTGTACAGATGGAAAATGGAGGTTCACATGCATGAAGATTGGTGCAAATGGAGAAAATAAAATACTTCAATTTAACAAGGTTTCATTTTTTCTTTCTCAGCTGGGTAACCTTTTTCCCTGACTAGTCTTTCACCACAAGTGTTACCCCAGAGGTTCCTCTCTCTTGCAAAAGTGAATCTTGCAGCCTCATTTAAATCATAATGCACTTGGTCTCCTCAATTTGAGTTCAGGCTGTCACCCACATTTTACATGATTAACCATAAAGACTGCTGCCTGTAAATCTCTGCTCTCTTTCTTTTTTCCAATTCTTGCAAACAGACCTGTTTATCCAGATTCAGTGATAACTTAGAAACCATGTAAGCCGTTACTAGAATGATTTTCAATGGACTCTGATTCTGTCATAATCTGTCTCTACAGCAACATAAATCACATGGACCAGGTAGAACAGCTGGTTATCTTTGAAACTCCAAATTAGAATTTATCTCTGTATTAAATAGTTTAAAGTATAATTATTCATAAAACCTGACAGTCCATGTGCAACTTGGAGACCAAATAAACACAGCCTTTCTAGTCATAAAGGCAAACTGTGGATGTTAGAATTCCGAAATCAACTCAGACAATATTCTCAGCAAAAtgggcagcactgctgcctcacagcatcaggaacctgggtttgattccacccttgggtgactgtctgtgtggagtttgcatattctccccacgtctgcactggttttctccaggtgctccggtttcctcccacaatccaaaaatgtgcagtttaggtggattgactATGTTAAGTTGCCTATAATGTCCAAGCATGTGCagactaggtagattagccatgagaaatacagtgttacagggatagggtagaaggagtaggtctgaatgggatgctcttcagacggtcagtgtgaacttgatggtcCAAATGACCTGCTGACACTTGATAGGGATTGAATGATTCTATgtcagagaaactcagcatgtctgacagcatctgtggacagggaATCagagttttgagtccagtatgactgcTTCAGAACATAAGGTATTTGACAGAGGCCCAGCACCAAAGATAGTGGAGTTGTTAATGGTTGaggaaaaaaattgaaaatgggtataaatgaaataaattacaacattttaatttacacccattttaaatattttgtttTCTCCACCATTAATGACTATTTTGTATCTTGCTCTGGACCTTTGCCTCTGTCACATtaacagagagaacagaaaattCCAACTTGATCATGGTGGATTGGTGGTAGACAAAATTGGAGTCGCCACCAGCATGCAAATTAAGTCAAGACTATCAAATGCAAGCCAATGACCACAGACTTCTGCTTTAACCAGGATAACAGATACATTATCAGGGCCTTGAAGACACCATTGATTTCTAGCAGGTACAGAATGTTGGGAGTGAGTATGACCAGCCCAGGAGAAGAACAATGATGGTGAAAAGGTGTGGATTAGATGTAAAGTGCTCCTAATTTTCATACATTGCCCTCCTCGGCCAGTGCTCAACAAGCTGCTTCATGTCTAGATTGGTCACATTCCTGGTGGCAGGAGTAGACCACAGGATTACATTATGTGAACCTTCATCATGATTAGGTGATTCAACAATATTAGTGTTGGTCTGGTGATGGATGCCAAAATTTATCCCCCTCCTCCTTACAATCTCACCAGAACCTGACTAATCCTGTGTCCTCTTCTAATGCAATCCGTTCTGCTGTACAACATTATGTATACCTTCACTAGTAAGGATTGATGGGTTCTTCCAAATCTACCTAGACACCTGAAGAGCATCTCTAACATTCAGCAAGCTTGACTGATAACATCACTGATGGTCATATGATTTTATGTCCTTATAATTCTGTGTTTCACTGGTGGGATTCCTCAGATGTATTATGACTCAAGATGGCACACACTTTCTCAACTACAGAAAAGCTTTCTTCAACTCAAAATTCTGTTCTACCATCAACATCTCAAGAACGTCAATGTTTTTCTGTCATGCATCAATTTTTCACACAACTATTTGTTTCTCATGCAGTGGAGATCCACAATATGTACCAAATTATTTACAACTTTGTAACTGAATGTAGGATCATTACACGAGAGAAAGGAGATTTTATATCTTCATCCTGGCCTTGACTAAAATCTAAGTCCAATGTATAAAAGGGTTTGAACCAACTCTCGTCAGTAAAAAGgtaaaatcatttttataaaaatCTAACTGCAAGAGGCAATTAAATTTCAGATAAAGGACACACAATTTTGCCAAGATTGTTATTAAATCCTTGTATCTTTTCAATTTaagtctttcttttcttttttccatTCTCTACATTCAATCAAATTTATTGCAATTTCTTATTGATTTTAAAAGTTCAAGTGACAGCTCAGAATTGATGCAAAGACTGGTCCAAAATACCAAAACTACAAATGGATGAACTTGTGGATCTCTGCACTGAGGTCCACTTCAAAGTGTCGGTGGGaactttagaaaattaaaataatAAAGACCTTTGGGACTACAAAAGTCCACTTATTCCACAGACTATGTATAAATCATATGTCATTTATTTCATCTGACCCAATAAACCTCCTGAAAAAAATCCATATTAAAAACTCCCAAAAACATCCCTTAGCCTTCACACACTTCATATATCCAATCTGTGCCATCCCATGCCACCTACCACCAAGATCCCTCAATGCCTTCCggaacacagtttttctccctgCACGCAATGGCCTTTTGTTTCTCCATGCCACCTTATTCTTCATGCACCCGTATAACACGTTGTAACTATAATGTCACCTTATtcctctctgcccacctccaCAGCCCTATATTAACTAAGTGCTAACTCATGCCAATCCAATTTCAGCTTACCCTTACACTCTCAATGCCAACTCACACAGTATTCAACATGGGCAAACTTCAAGAAATGTGGATATTAAATAGAGGACCTTCCTACCAAGTGAAGCTCCACTGTTAATCAATCAGCCTGCATGAAGATCAGTGTGACAATGAGGCTGGCTTGCAGCTTCCAGTTCATTTTGCcttcaaaaagagaaaaaattaaaagagacttgagaggcaacTTTTGTCACacaggaatgaactgccagaggaagaggtagaTGCAaatacagtttcaacatttaaaagacatttggacaggtacaagataggtaaggtttagagggatatcggctaaacgcaggtagatgggactagtttagtttgggaaacttggtcggcatggatgagttgggtgaAAGGATCTacttctgcactgtatgattcaATGACTACTGAACCCCAAAAGGTAAAACATCAAAATATAACATAAATATCTCATCCCCAGTAATAAACTCTGGTCAGCTGTTTGCTGAAAATATTTGTCCTTGTGTCTACAACCCCCATTACAGAAGAATCATTTTGTTCTATGGAATATTGTATGAGCTCAGCATTTACAAATCTCTAGTATCACCAGTCCTTTTTCCAACCAAATATTGATGCAACAGATATATTTCCTTCGTCTCAACTTCTTTTCTTGGATATAGATGGTAAACTTATGGAAAATAAGAAGTTATTTCACCTATAGctttttaaatttaaaagttaTTCAATTCTATGCGAACATTCTTCAATTATCCTAAATTCGGCACTGTGATTTCAAGTATTGAAGCTTTAAAAAAGATAGAAAGTGCCTGAAAATAGTATTTGGTATAGGCTGATGTTTTTGGAGAAGACATCTATAGCAGGTTTATCCTCAGAATAAGTGATTCCTCAAGATTCATTCTGCTTTGATGAAACAAATTCAGAAAACCCTGTAAGATTCCAATATAAGGCAGTAAAAAATAGTGGACACATAAGAAAATACCTGTCGGTTGTCACCTTTGTGGACTTTACAGCGATGCGATACTTTGTTCAATTCCAGATTCTTTAAGAGTGCAGCAACTGCGTGTGGATTCCATTCGCAGGCATGGACAAATGCTGCACCCGCATGCATGAGAAATGGTAATGTAAAATAACCAATACCTGTAGAAATGGAATTAATTCATTTCATTAAAGAATTACTAGTACACATGATTCACAAAATAAGAATATTATTAATGCAATGTATGATAGTCTCTAAGTATCTTTAGACATTACAAGTTTTCAGTTGAAATACTCATATACCAGGGTCCTATACTATTTGAGTAACTAAACGTTAAAAATCAGCAATGGCTGTAAAACACAGTGAGACATCTGCAGCACTGAAAGGTGTTATTAAAATACTAGTCTCTGCTTTTCAATAAAATGTCATATTGGTGTGGCAGTTATCTTTTATGAGGCTGTTATCATTCAAAAACCAGGTGTAAACAAGTACTTCTGTCAGTAGCAGTATCTTGGTGACAATAAAAACACAAGACACCTTGCCATTGATAATGGCATATGTCACGTTTTGATCATTGATATTTATGAATCTAGCTACTGACTGACTTGCTGAAGAAGTATAAAGAGACTCAAAAGCAAAtccatgtgtgtgtttgaggttgAAAACGTCAATTTTAAACTGCTCTGCAATATGAACAGGATGATTTAAAGAGCAACCAAGCCAGAAACCAGTACTGCAGACAACTTCCTTAAAGAGTTATGCAAAACAGCTGCATTTTATCTAATGACCTTGAACTCAGAGAAGCAGCACACAGGGAGctttattttaaattattttgcTGTAGCCCTTGACTTGGAAagagtgtttgcatgtgtgttaGTGACACTGGGCACAAAAAGGCATAAAATGTTCTGTTCTCCAATCATGACAGTCCTCACCTTTAGCACTAAAGGAAATTGGAAATAAACAATGAAGCTGATTATTCTAATAGTCTGCATATTCTTAAAGCTGCATGAATTTCTTACCAAAGATATTTAAGGAAAATTGGAGACGAAAGGAAGTGCACAATAAACATCAAAACATCATAAATAATTATCATATATAGAGTACACATAACCAAACTAAAATTACTTGTCTGTTCaagtctgaaaaatgtgttgctggaaaagcgcagcaggtcaggcagcatccaaggagcaggaaaatcgatgtttcgcgcataagcccttcttcaggaatgattcctgaagaagggttatgcctgaaacgtcaattctcctgctccttggatgctgcctgacctgctgcgcttttccagcaacacatttttcagctctgatctccagtcctcactttctccttgtctgTTCAAGCCTAACATTGTATGCAGTTTACATGAATGCTTGTTTAAATAATGCTGTATGTCATCAGGGACCTTTCATGAAATGACTTGCTGATAGTATGAGAGCTCAATGAAcatgagcattgctgcctcacagtgcctgagacccgggttcaattcccgcctcaggcgactgactgtgtggagtttgcacgttctccccgtgtctgcatgggttcctccgggtgctccggtttcctcccacagtccaaagatgtgcaggccaggtgaattggccatgctaaattgcccatagtgttaggtaaggggtaaatgtagatgtaggggtatgggtgggttacgcttcggcggggcggtgtggacttgttgggccgaagggcctgtttccacactgtaagtaatctaatctaatctaatctaatctaatgagctCAAGGTGTAAACCCTCTGAAGTAAATTTTATCTATACCAATGTTAATTAACCTCCCTTGCTCTGAACAGCAAAATTACATTTTGTGAGtactgtcacaaagctggtcctttttttgCCTAAGAGCTGTTCCTTctctcaaggagactctgtccttggtttttttcagagGGACAATAAACCGGCGgggctccaatcagtctggtttggtacagaggtgAAAAGGACTTTTAGAGACCTTTTGTTTATATTTGTTTTTACAagtacatgaaggacaaaagggtaactagggagagaatccttgcctcaaagatcagcaaggcggcctttgtgtggagccgcagaaaatgggggagatactaaacgactattttgcatcagtatttactgtggaaaatgatatggaagatatagactgtatggaaatagatggtgacatcttgcaaaaagtacagattacagaggaggaagtgctggatattttgaaacgggtaaaggtagataagtccccaggacctgatcaggtgtacccaagaactctgtgggaagctagagaagtgattgctggtccccttgctgagatatttctatcatcgatagtcacaggtgaggtgccggaagactggaggttggcaaacgtcgtgccactgtttaaaaagggtggtaaggaaaagccagggaactatagaccagtgagcctgacctcagtggtgggcaagttgttggagggaatcctgagggacaggatgtacatgtatttggaaagggaaggactgatgagggatagtcaacatggttttgtgcgtgggaaatcatgtctcacaaacatgattaagttttttgaagaagtaacaaagaggattgatgagggcagagcagtagatgtgacctatatggacttcagtaaatcgttcgacaaggttccccatgggagactgattagcaaggttagatctcatggaatacagggagaactacccatttgggtacagaactggctcaaaggtagaagacagagggtggtggtggagggttgtttttcagactggaggtctgtgaccagtggagtgccacaaggatcggtgctgggtcctctactttttgtcatttacataaatgatttggatgcgagcggaagaggtacagttagtaagtttgcagctgacaccaaaattgaaggtgtagtggacagcgaagaggattacctcagattataacaggatcttgaccagatgggccaatggcctgagaagtggcagatggagtttaattcagataaatgcaaggtgctgcattttgggaaagcaaatcttagcaagatttatacacttaatggtaaggtcctagggagtgttgctgaacaaaaagaccttggagtgcaggttcatagcttcttgaaagtggagtcgcaggtagacaggatagtgaataaggcgtttggtattgtttccttcattggtcagagaattgactacaggagttgggaggtcatgttgcggctgtacaggacattggttaggccactgttggaatattgcatgcaattctggtctccttcctatcagaaagatgttgtgaaacctgaaagggttcagaaaagatttacaaggatgttgccagggttggaggatttgagctatagggagaggctgaacaggctggggctgttttccctggagcgtcagaggctgaggggtgaccttatagaggtttacaaaattatgaggggcatggatagggtaaataggcaaaatcttttctctggagttggggagtccagaactagagggcacataggtttagggtgagaggggaaagatataaaaaagatctaaagggcaactttttcacacagagggtggtacatgaatggaatgagctgccagcagaagtggtggaggctggtacaattgtaacatttaagaggcatttgaatgggtatatgaataggaagggtttggagggatatgggccgggtgcgggcaggtgggactagattgggttgggatatctggtcggcatggacgggttggaccgaagggtctgttttcatgctgtacatctctatgactatgtaaacagatgagacttcaagcCAAAGttatagaagtgacctgtataatgaaaggagagtggtcaGCTCTAGTTGAggtgagcagttttagttcagtcttgaactgggtggaagttcaacagggagctgtgtggaaacactCACTCTCTTTTCAGCCCTTCAACTTCagcctgtaagcatgtgttccatttatactggtttttaaagggagtttgcctATTGGGACTGTTTTGTGTAttcagcataattaagtctagttgaaTAGGTTGAGGtctgtagggattctttattctatcctttgtgtttcattgtataattttgtgaataaatctctgtctgttttaaaatctaatagTCAACCTAGGTAACTTAATTCGTGTAATTTTCACTGCACACTtagca of the Chiloscyllium punctatum isolate Juve2018m chromosome 25, sChiPun1.3, whole genome shotgun sequence genome contains:
- the trmt12 gene encoding tRNA wybutosine-synthesizing protein 2 homolog — its product is MQTESFTIVTQAQFAQQYREYLEANGILNTAYRLQKQPDGTVALPVLYSKLSQHHLLNLRNSVALGSTCTVTKIKNPILSKKSSVKSCHKQLQEELSELVKHAGVSWTHQLKHDLPRVWKRHGDMIILNESAFQADIWKTLEPGLWLVVANVLGAKRIAKAGRISADGFRTPKVTLLLGNDAWVHHIDNGIRYTFDVTKCMFSSGNITEKLRVSSFDCTGEVVVDLYAGIGYFTLPFLMHAGAAFVHACEWNPHAVAALLKNLELNKVSHRCKVHKGDNRQLSLRNLADRVNLGLIPSSEEGWPVACQLLREDKGGIFHIHHNISLYGENRNAHFERQNFDISSSKAQKQNLTAELPASSIERSRSSSDSTTPTFTSSLKKDANEESIYNLRWKGPGNQSKIEKGVFTHPEWQAWAETVALRIKCLFETLHAKPWWTNILHLEHVKSYAPHVDHVVLDLECRPCDVNL